A portion of the Tamandua tetradactyla isolate mTamTet1 chromosome 16, mTamTet1.pri, whole genome shotgun sequence genome contains these proteins:
- the C5AR1 gene encoding C5a anaphylatoxin chemotactic receptor 1: MDPVETSTFDYSIYDSFSLDPKTSVDNSSSSTKISILDTIALTIFAVVFLVGVPGNALVIWVTGFEAKRAINAVWFLNLALADLLSCLALPILFASLVQNNAWPFGGVACRVIPSLILFNMYASILILAVISADRCVLVFNPVWSQNFRRTGLAWMACGAAWGLALLLTIPSFLYRKIHVDQFPHKITCVVDYKNRQTETAVASVRLVVGFLWPLVTLTVCYTFLLLRTWSRKATRSSKTLKVVVVVVVSFFVYWLPYQVTGLMLALYSPNSATFKALLRVDALCVSIAYINCCINPIIYVVAARGFQTRFYRSLRSVLRSVLTDEAGGDGRSSTRSTVDTHAEKSEAV; the protein is encoded by the coding sequence GACCCCGTGGAGACTAGCACCTTCGACTACTCCATTTACGACAGCTTCAGTCTGGATCCCAAAACCTCTGTGGACAACTCGTCCAGCAGCACCAAGATCAGCATCCTGGACACCATCGCCCTGACCATCTTTGCCGTGGTCTTCCTGGTGGGGGTTCCGGGCAACGCCCTGGTGATTTGGGTGACGGGCTTCGAGGCGAAGCGAGCCATCAACGCCGTCTGGTTCCTCAACCTGGCGCTGGCCGACCTCCTCTCCTGCCTGGCCCTGCCCATCCTGTTCGCGTCCCTCGTCCAGAACAACGCCTGGCCCTTCGGCGGGGTGGCCTGCCGAGTCATCCCCTCGCTCATCCTGTTCAACATGTACGCCAGCATCCTGATCCTGGCGGTCATCAGCGCCGACCGCTGCGTGCTGGTGTTCAATCCCGTCTGGAGCCAGAACTTCCGAAGGACCGGCCTGGCCTGGATGGCCTGCGGGGCAGCCTGGGGACTGGCCCTGCTGCTGACCATCCCCTCCTTCCTGTACCGGAAGATCCACGTGGACCAGTTCCCGCACAAGATCACGTGCGTGGTCGACTACAAGAACCGCCAGACCGAGACGGCCGTGGCCAGCGTCCGGCTGGTCGTGGGCTTCCTGTGGCCGCTGGTGACCCTGACGGTCTGCTATACCTTCCTCCTGCTGCGGACGTGGAGCCGCAAAGCCACGCGCTCCTCCAAGACGctcaaggtggtggtggtggtggtggtgagctTCTTCGTCTACTGGCTGCCCTACCAGGTGACCGGGCTGATGCTGGCCCTGTACTCCCCCAACTCAGCCACCTTCAAGGCCCTGCTGAGAGTCGACGCCCTCTGCGTCTCCATCGCCTACATCAACTGCTGCATAAACCCCATCATCTACGTGGTGGCCGCCCGGGGCTTCCAGACGCGCTTCTACCGGTCCCTGCGCTCGGTGCTGCGCAGCGTCCTGACCGACGAGGCTGGCGGGGACGGCAGGAGCTCCACGCGCTCCACAGTGGACACGCACGCCGAGAAGAGCGAGGCCGTGTGA